The following proteins come from a genomic window of Novosphingobium aromaticivorans DSM 12444:
- a CDS encoding alpha/beta fold hydrolase: MTDLQRVRLASGIELDVLDVGPREAPVLIFLHGFPESHRTWRHQIAHLSTRFRCIAPDQRGYRGSSKPEGVENYTPDKLIGDVFQLADALGVQQFTILGHDWGGAIAWGVALLGQGTRVTRAVIANAPHPVIFPRLLWTDRQQREASQYMRAFRDTANDAMVREHGLGALLAQALKWERAPTMEEEERAALFKDWSNPDAAIAMLNWYRASPMAVPPMDAPFELPEGYRDAAVPPLAIPTLVIWAMDDMALPPCNLDGMDRLVTNLTVEPVHDCGHFVPWEAPDVVNAALDRFLG, from the coding sequence ATGACCGACCTTCAACGCGTGAGACTCGCGAGCGGCATCGAACTTGATGTGTTGGACGTCGGGCCAAGGGAAGCGCCCGTCCTCATCTTCCTGCACGGCTTTCCCGAAAGCCACCGCACCTGGCGCCACCAGATCGCGCACCTCTCCACCCGCTTTCGCTGCATCGCGCCCGACCAGCGCGGTTATCGCGGCTCGTCCAAACCGGAAGGCGTCGAGAACTACACGCCGGACAAGCTGATCGGAGACGTGTTCCAGCTCGCCGATGCGCTTGGCGTCCAGCAGTTCACCATTCTCGGCCACGACTGGGGCGGTGCCATCGCCTGGGGCGTCGCGCTGCTCGGCCAGGGGACGCGCGTCACCCGCGCGGTCATCGCCAATGCACCGCACCCGGTGATCTTCCCCCGCCTGCTCTGGACCGACCGTCAACAGCGCGAGGCCAGCCAGTACATGCGCGCCTTCCGCGACACGGCCAACGACGCGATGGTGCGCGAACACGGCCTTGGCGCGCTACTGGCACAGGCGCTCAAGTGGGAACGCGCGCCGACCATGGAAGAGGAAGAGCGCGCCGCCCTGTTCAAGGACTGGTCGAACCCCGACGCCGCAATCGCCATGCTCAACTGGTATCGCGCCAGCCCGATGGCCGTGCCGCCGATGGACGCGCCGTTCGAACTGCCCGAAGGCTACCGGGACGCCGCCGTCCCGCCGCTCGCCATACCCACGCTGGTGATCTGGGCGATGGACGACATGGCGCTGCCGCCCTGCAACCTCGACGGCATGGACAGGCTGGTCACCAACCTCACGGTGGAACCTGTGCACGATTGCGGGCATTTCGTGCCTTGGGAAGCGCCAGACGTCGTCAACGCCGCGCTTGACCGGTTCCTCGGCTAG
- a CDS encoding family 43 glycosylhydrolase, producing the protein MKLAVAGALGISGSGLAANAAKKDDAKFKPAADRDGPRWRTGIEGQRIADLGDGRFLNPVLSGDYPDPSVLKDGDDYYMTHSSFDSAPGLLIWHSRDLVNWRPLGPALAKPLGTVFAVDIAKHDGRYFIYIPFMKAPWSTDLPSFANTFVIHAPSMEGPWSDPIDLKVGGLIDPGHVVGEDGHRYLFFNDGKRVRLTADGLATDGPVETAYQAWRYPDDWITEAYSPEGPKLFRRGDYFYLVNAVGGTSGPATGHMIVAARSRSIHGPWENCPHNPIQRTHSRQEMWWSRGHATCVEGPGGQWYMVYHGYENGYHTLGRQTLVEPIEWTPDGWFRATGGDLSEPLRKPRGPAQPHGMAHSDSFHTDRLGTLWNLYGSAPAETARIAIGDGALTLKAKGKGPSDGVVLTQQVGDRSYEVSVELELTDKTSGGLLLFFDDRLFLGMGIDGHRMTTWRGGKASYWPEPAPPARRIFMRITNQEQVVTFYYSLDGKNWTRHGVRSEVTGYNANTVDNLLSLRPALYAAGEGEVLFRNFTYRALA; encoded by the coding sequence ATGAAGCTTGCCGTCGCGGGGGCTTTGGGGATCAGCGGCTCGGGTTTGGCTGCAAACGCAGCGAAGAAGGACGACGCCAAATTCAAACCAGCCGCAGACCGCGATGGTCCGCGCTGGCGCACGGGCATCGAAGGGCAGCGCATTGCGGATCTTGGCGACGGTCGGTTCCTCAATCCGGTGCTTTCCGGCGACTACCCGGATCCTTCCGTCCTGAAGGACGGCGACGATTACTACATGACGCATTCCTCCTTCGATTCCGCGCCCGGTTTGCTGATCTGGCATTCGCGTGATCTCGTGAACTGGCGTCCACTCGGTCCAGCCTTGGCCAAACCGCTGGGCACGGTCTTCGCGGTCGATATTGCAAAGCACGACGGTCGTTACTTCATCTACATACCTTTCATGAAGGCACCGTGGTCGACCGATTTGCCGAGCTTCGCGAACACATTCGTCATTCACGCGCCTTCCATGGAGGGACCGTGGAGCGATCCGATCGATCTCAAGGTTGGAGGTCTGATCGATCCCGGCCATGTGGTCGGGGAGGACGGGCATCGTTATCTTTTCTTCAACGATGGCAAGCGTGTGCGCCTGACTGCGGATGGTCTTGCCACCGACGGGCCTGTCGAGACGGCCTATCAGGCTTGGCGCTATCCCGACGACTGGATCACCGAAGCCTACTCGCCCGAGGGACCCAAGCTGTTCCGCCGGGGAGATTACTTCTACCTCGTCAACGCGGTTGGCGGGACAAGCGGCCCTGCGACGGGACACATGATCGTTGCCGCGCGGTCGCGCTCGATCCACGGGCCTTGGGAAAACTGCCCTCACAACCCGATCCAGCGCACGCATTCCCGGCAGGAAATGTGGTGGTCGCGGGGGCATGCGACGTGTGTCGAAGGACCGGGCGGGCAGTGGTACATGGTCTACCACGGCTACGAGAACGGTTATCACACGCTCGGACGGCAGACTCTCGTCGAGCCGATCGAGTGGACGCCAGACGGCTGGTTCCGGGCAACCGGCGGGGATCTGTCGGAACCGCTGCGCAAACCGCGCGGACCGGCGCAGCCTCATGGCATGGCGCATTCGGATTCCTTCCACACGGACCGCTTGGGCACGTTGTGGAATCTTTATGGAAGCGCACCGGCGGAAACCGCGCGAATTGCCATTGGTGATGGTGCGCTTACGCTGAAGGCAAAGGGCAAGGGCCCGTCCGACGGGGTGGTTCTTACCCAGCAAGTGGGCGACAGATCCTACGAAGTCAGTGTCGAACTCGAGCTGACCGACAAGACGTCGGGCGGACTTCTGCTGTTTTTCGATGACCGGCTGTTCCTCGGCATGGGCATCGACGGACACCGGATGACGACCTGGAGAGGTGGCAAGGCATCATACTGGCCGGAGCCTGCCCCCCCTGCGCGGCGCATTTTCATGCGCATCACCAACCAGGAGCAGGTCGTCACCTTCTACTACAGCCTGGATGGCAAGAACTGGACCCGGCACGGCGTTCGCTCGGAGGTAACCGGCTATAATGCCAACACGGTTGATAACCTTCTGAGCCTGCGTCCGGCCCTGTATGCTGCCGGCGAGGGTGAAGTCCTGTTCCGAAACTTCACCTATCGCGCACTGGCGTAA
- a CDS encoding 23S rRNA (adenine(2030)-N(6))-methyltransferase RlmJ — MNYRHSFHAGNSADVVKHSLLIALVRALQLKDSALTLIDTHAGCGLYDLHGDAAQRTGESAQGVLRALADPNPLLDDYRAAVQAVNVGAEPHLYPGSPRILVQLLRPQDALIVNEKHPEDAYALRGAMRGTGAAVHERDAYEFWLAMLPPRTPRGVVVVDPPYEQTDERARITATLAAAHRKWSHGVTVIWYPLKDRATHVRWKEQLRRLGIPKFLNVEHWLYDADQPGIYNGAGLFIVNPPYAFTQALPSMLEALRAALAPEGHQGEIAAEWLGG; from the coding sequence ATGAATTATCGCCATTCCTTCCATGCCGGCAATAGCGCCGATGTCGTGAAGCACAGCCTGCTGATAGCTCTTGTGCGGGCCTTGCAGCTCAAAGATAGCGCGCTGACCCTGATCGATACCCATGCCGGCTGCGGACTGTACGACCTTCACGGCGACGCGGCCCAACGCACCGGCGAGTCCGCGCAGGGCGTGCTGCGGGCCCTTGCCGATCCGAACCCCTTGCTGGACGACTACCGCGCGGCCGTACAGGCAGTGAATGTCGGGGCCGAGCCGCACCTCTACCCCGGCTCGCCGCGGATTCTGGTGCAGCTGCTACGCCCGCAGGACGCCCTGATCGTCAACGAAAAGCATCCCGAAGACGCCTATGCCCTGCGCGGTGCGATGCGGGGCACAGGCGCTGCGGTGCATGAGCGCGACGCTTACGAATTCTGGCTGGCGATGCTGCCGCCCCGCACCCCGCGCGGCGTGGTGGTGGTGGACCCGCCGTACGAGCAGACGGACGAACGCGCACGTATCACGGCCACGCTTGCAGCCGCGCACCGCAAATGGTCGCATGGCGTGACGGTGATCTGGTATCCGCTGAAAGACCGCGCCACGCATGTCCGGTGGAAGGAACAGCTGCGCAGGCTCGGCATCCCGAAATTCCTGAACGTGGAACATTGGCTCTACGATGCCGACCAGCCCGGCATCTACAACGGCGCGGGCCTGTTCATTGTGAACCCGCCTTATGCCTTTACGCAGGCGTTGCCGTCCATGCTGGAAGCCCTGCGTGCCGCGCTCGCGCCGGAGGGGCATCAGGGGGAGATTGCGGCTGAGTGGCTGGGCGGTTGA
- a CDS encoding SDR family NAD(P)-dependent oxidoreductase, which yields MAFAGQVVWITGASSGIGAAMARALAAQGAKLVLSGRNEAALAELARNCGDALVLPFEATDYAAAASAAKKAWNWQGHIDMLVNNAGISQRSLAVDTAFEVYERIVAVDLLAPIALTQALLPRMAERKSGRIVMVSSIAGKVGSPMRTGYSAAKFGLFGYSDALRAEVAGLGIKVHVIAPGSIRTDVSRNAITADGSRRGVSDKAIENGLDPADAVDQMLSAIAADEREIIMGEGMEKEIGELRRTPDALHDRMAAVVAAGYAQKMDEGASE from the coding sequence ATGGCGTTTGCAGGGCAGGTTGTGTGGATCACCGGAGCGTCCTCCGGCATAGGCGCAGCGATGGCGCGGGCTTTGGCTGCGCAAGGTGCGAAACTGGTCCTGTCAGGGCGCAACGAGGCGGCTCTGGCGGAACTGGCCCGAAACTGCGGCGATGCGCTCGTCCTGCCCTTCGAGGCGACCGACTATGCTGCCGCCGCCAGCGCCGCCAAAAAGGCGTGGAACTGGCAGGGCCACATCGACATGCTGGTCAACAACGCCGGCATCTCGCAGCGCTCGCTTGCCGTGGATACCGCGTTCGAGGTCTACGAGCGCATCGTCGCGGTCGATCTTCTCGCGCCCATCGCGCTGACGCAGGCGCTGTTGCCGCGCATGGCGGAGCGCAAGTCCGGGCGGATCGTCATGGTCTCCAGCATCGCCGGCAAGGTCGGTTCGCCCATGCGCACCGGCTACAGCGCGGCCAAGTTCGGGCTGTTCGGTTATTCCGACGCCCTGCGCGCCGAAGTAGCGGGCCTCGGCATCAAGGTACACGTCATCGCGCCCGGCTCGATCCGCACCGATGTTTCGCGCAACGCCATCACCGCCGATGGTTCGCGCCGGGGCGTGAGCGACAAGGCCATCGAGAACGGGCTCGACCCGGCCGACGCAGTGGACCAGATGCTCTCGGCCATCGCCGCGGACGAACGCGAGATCATCATGGGTGAAGGCATGGAAAAGGAAATCGGCGAATTGCGCCGCACGCCCGACGCCCTGCACGATCGCATGGCGGCAGTCGTCGCGGCGGGCTATGCCCAGAAGATGGATGAGGGAGCCAGCGAATGA